Within Sporosarcina sp. PTS2304, the genomic segment ACCGGAAAAAATATTCCTAAACAATTAGCTTATGACTACGTATTTGGTTATACGATTGCTAATGATATAACAGCACGTAATATCCAGACGGAACATCGACAGTTTTTCTTAGGCAAAAGCTTAGATGGTTCATGTCCAATGGGGCCTTATGTAGTGACGAAGGATGAAATTCCAAATCCACAAAACTTATCACTTGTCACAAAAGTGAATGATGAAGTTCGTCAAAACGGCAATACATCTTCTATGTTGATAAAAATCGATGAGCTAATTGCGGAAATTTCTAAATACGTTACGCTCGAAGCGGGCGATGTTCTTTTGACTGGTACTCCAGCTGGTGTAGGCAAAGGAATGACACCGCCAACGTACTTGAAAAAAGGCGATACAGTAAAAGTGTCCGTTGAAGGAATCGGTACGTTAGTAAATCGTTTCGAATAAGTTCACACTGTCGTTACTAGACTATGAGCAATTGAATAGCGGTCGAATGATAGCTATGGTAACATATCATTCGACTATAGATAAAATGAGGTGGCAACATTGGGTTTTTTAACGGATACAACTCATATGCATATTTTTACGTGGGTAGTAGCAATCGTATTATTTTTAGTTTCGGCCAGCATGGCTAAAGGGACTAAAGGGAAAAAAATTACACATATGATTTTGCGTTTGTTCTACATTTTAATCATTATTACAGGTGCGGCATTGTTCTTTAAGCATATGTCACTAGATTCTATGTTGTATGGTATTAAATTTGTTCTTGGTCTTTTGACAATCGGATTTATGGAAATGGTGCTCGTTCGTGGAAACAAAGGGAAAAACACAGGTCTTATGTGGATTTTACTCGTAGTGTTCTTATTAGCGACATTATTCGTCGGTTTCAAATTACCGTTAGGATTTGACTTTTTCGCATAATATATGACAAATGGAGATGAGCGAATGGCCACACAAATGGGTTGGATTTTTCTAGTAGTCGTCCTTTTATTGATGACGCTGTTTGCCGTCTCTGTTTTTCTAAGCGCGCGAAAACAGCGAGATCCTGAGTTCCTGATGGATGAGGATAATTGAATCATTACGCAAAGCAGAGAAGGATGTATATCATTCCTTCTCTGTTTTTTGTTTTGCATTTTCACAAGATTGCCGTATTTACAACTGGCAATAGTTGTTTTAGTAAGAAAGAATGGCGGACAGTTCAGCCGTTTGATAAACTAAGAAAAGAGTTTGCATGAGGAGGATTTAGTACAGTGAAACGAATAACCGGACTATTGGCAGCTTGTATGCTCGCCCTATTTATAGCACAACCCATTACGTATGCCGCTGACACGTCATTCAGCGATGAAAGTATTTATGATTTGCTTGTAGACCGTTTTAATAATGGCTTGGGCTCGAATGATTTTGACGTTAACGCACAAGATCCAAATGTCTTTAATGGGGGAGATTTTGCAGGAATTAGCAACAGATTGCAACATATTTTAGATATGCATTTTACTATGATTTCTATAGGGCCCATTTTTAAGACAGCGACATATGATGGAAAACAAGTACTGGATTATTCGGAGATTGAGCCTCATTTCGGTACAGCAGAAGAGTTGAATGGGCTACTTGCTGAACTGCATGAGCACAAACTTAAA encodes:
- a CDS encoding YisL family protein; the encoded protein is MGFLTDTTHMHIFTWVVAIVLFLVSASMAKGTKGKKITHMILRLFYILIIITGAALFFKHMSLDSMLYGIKFVLGLLTIGFMEMVLVRGNKGKNTGLMWILLVVFLLATLFVGFKLPLGFDFFA